The window AATGGTGACCGAGAGGTCGCCACTGGTAACGGCGTTTTTGGTGAGGACGGTGGGCAGTTCGACGATTTTGCCCTTCTTGGGGGTCGATCTGTAGTAGTACCCGTATAGGATCAGCTGGATGAGGCCAAAGATTGTACCGAGGGCATTGGGGATCTGCACAGAATTTAAAGAGGACATAACA is drawn from Triticum dicoccoides isolate Atlit2015 ecotype Zavitan unplaced genomic scaffold, WEW_v2.0 scaffold99588, whole genome shotgun sequence and contains these coding sequences:
- the LOC119348654 gene encoding bidirectional sugar transporter SWEET6b-like, which gives rise to GKVIRTKSVEYMPFFLSLVNFLNGLCWMGYALIKFDIYITIPNALGTIFGLIQLILYGYYYRSTPKKGKIVELPTVLTKNAVTSGDLSVTIEK